The following DNA comes from Frankia casuarinae.
GCTCGCCGTCTGGACCGGCGCCTGCCACACCTGCCACCGCCCCTACGAACCGCTACCAGCCAAGCCAGCCAGAGTCACCTAACAAAGTCCTAGTAGTACTAGCAACCGAGGGTCGTTAGGCCGACCGGTGCGGGGCTCACGTACATCCTCACTGTCAGCCGTGGTCACGGGCTGGTCAAGAACGCTGTCGATCGATCGAAAATGATGTCGCGGCAGGGATGGCGTCTCGGACAGCGGTCAGGCTGGCGCATGAACCCCATGATCAGGGGAGTGCCATGCCCGAACGAGTTACCTCTCGACTTTCGCGGTTTTCTTGATCTCCAATTTTATGGTTGACGTCGCGTGAGACGTGTTCTGTGCGTGTTTGGTGTGCTGGTTCGTGGTGGGGTGTTTGAGCTGGTTTGCGGTCTCGGGTCGATGTCTGTTTTGTCTGGTTCCCGGGCTGTGGGGCCGGGATGGGGGCTGGTCAGGCCGCGAGGGCGCTGTCGGTGGTGGCCCAGGCGAGGCGGAGGGTGTGGATTTCCGCGTCGGTCGGGTTCGCGGGCCGTGTGGGCTGATATTGGGTGGTGATCAGGACGCGGCGGAGCTTGACGGCGAGGTCGGCGGTGCAGGGGCGGGTCTTGGTGGTGTACCAGGGGGTGCGGGCGCGGTGGTCGGCGGCGTCGCCGTGGTGGTGGCCGGTGGTGAGGTACCAGGCGAAGGCGAGGGTCTGGCAGGTCAGGCCGAACGGGACGGTGCGTTCGACGGCGGCGGTGAGTCGGTTGCGGGCCTGGCCGACCCCGAAGATCTGCTTCGCGTCCGCGATCGCGACCTCGATCGACCAGCGGGCCGCATAGCGGGCGACGAGCTCGGCGGGCCTGGTCAGGGTGTCGGTCGTGACGAGCGCGAGGTCGTAGGTCCCGGGCCGGTCGGTGTCGCGGACGAGGACGACGGTGACGGGGCGGGGGCCGAACACTCCGTACCACAGGCAGCGGATGACCGCCGTGTGCACGGTCCCGGCGCGGCCGTAGCGGGTCACGGCCGTCGGGCGGAACGTCGCGGCCGCGGCGAGCTGGGCGAGGGAGGGCAACCGGTCGCCCTTGAGTCGGGGCCGGCCACGTCTCCCGGTGCGGGGTGGGGCGGGGGCGAACAGGGCGGCGTCGCGGCGGAGCCGGGTCGTCCAGGTCACCGAGGCCGGCAGTCCCCTGAGCTCGTCGCCGGCGTAGGCGGCATCCGCGACGACGTGGACCCGGCGGGCGGGGAACGCCCCGGCCAGCTGTTCGACCGCGCGGGCGGCCAGCCAGAGCCGCGAGGCCGAGACGGTGTCCTTGCGGACCAGGCGGGCCAGGACCGGCAGGCAGACCGGCCGGCCGAGCAGCGGCGCCGGCACGACGAGGCCGACGATCACCCAGTTGTTGCCGAACCCGACCTGGTCTGGCCCCTTCGCGGATCCGTCGTGGAACCAGCCCACCGCCCACACCTTCTTCCCCGCCCGGTGGAACAGGGTGTCATCGACGACGACGTGCAGCGGCCCGGCCGGGACGAGGCGGTCGACGACGAGCCGGGCGAGCGCCAGGCCGACCTTCTCCGGCGACCAGACCGCCCGCGCGAAAAACCGGTGCGCCCGGTCGTGCGGCCACAGCGTGGACAGGCCCGCGCCGACGAGCATCCCGCACACCGTGCGCCGCCCGCCGGTGGCGAGCATCCCCACGACGAGCGCCCGGAACGTCCGGAACGACGGCGCGGTGAAACACGGCCGGAAACCCTCCAGCAGCACCGCCAGAGAAACCGGTATCGTCACGTCCGGGAGCATCGGCGTCCAACTTTCGGGTTGGTACAGGAAACGCTGATGCTCCCGCCACCAGCCCCTCGCGCTGGCCTTCCACCCCTCCGCCACGCACCGCGATACCACCGGCAGGCACCAGGGAATCATCCACCCGAAAGCAATCGGGAAAATTATCCAGCCGTTGCCAGACACTGATCTGGATCAAGAAAACTGCGAAACTCTAGTTACCTGCCCGTCTCGTTATCGGTACTGCCACCTGATCCATCCTCTTCCCCGCGACCCACCAGGGATCAATTTATGATCTGCTCGAAAGCAGCTTCATGTAGGTCTACCAGGCCAACCACGAGCGGCTCCCCGCAGCCGATGAAGGACGCGCGCCTCGACAGACAGGGGAGTCAGTCGTATATATGGCCTGGGCCTTGCTACCGAGCGCCGACCGCCCTAGACTCGACTGAGCGAGAGGTCATCTTCGGCGCGCGAGGGGAACTCCATCTGCATGTCACAAAAGAGCACATCGCGCAAAAATGTTCTGCTTATTTCCCTGGACACGCTGCGCGCCGACGTCGCATACTCAGGAATCTTCCCGACGTTGCGCGGACTCAGCGAGTCCAGCGTCATGTTCAGTCAGGCGATATCCTCTTCACCGTTAACCCCGGTCAGCCATGCCACGGTGCTGTCGGGCAGGCAGCCACCGGTACACGGGGTGCGACACCTGTTCCAGGAATCGATGAACTCTGAGGTGACGACACTCGCCGAGGTGCTGCGAGAGCAGGGGTACGCCACCGGCGCGGTCGTCGCCTCACCTGGAATGAACGCCTGGTACGGTCTCGGCCGCGGCTTCGACCACTATGACGATTGGGTTCCCCCGTTGGCCGACGGTGGTGACGCGCTGCGGGTGGTCGACGTCGAACTGCGCGGCACCGCGATGAAGCGGGCGCCGATGGTCACCGAACGGGCGTTGCGGTGGTTCGAGCGCCAAGGGCCGAGGCCGGTGCTGCTGTTCGCGCACTATTTCGACTCCCACTGGCCCTATGAACCACCGGAGGACGTGGGCATTCCCGTGCGCAACCCTTACGAGGGCGAAGTCGCCTACATGGACCGCAGCGTCGGACACCTGCTCGACGGGCTGGTCGAGCGCGGCCTTGTCCTCGAGGACACCGCTGTCGTGCTGTTCTCCGACCACGGCGAGGACCTCGGCGGCTGGTACCCCGACGACCATGCGGGCGAGCTGGGCCATCCTGAGGAGCGTGGGCACGGCACCCTGCTGTTCGACGTGACCCAACGAGTCCCGCTGATCGTGCGTGCGTCGTGGGCAGGCTCGCCGGGCACTGTGGTGGACAGCCAGGTTCGGCTGGCCGACGTGATGAGCACAATCCTGGAACTAGTGGACGTTCCCGCGCCGGAGACCGACGGGGTGTCGCTGGTGCCAATGATGAAGTCGGGCACCACCGCCGAGGACCTGCCCGCCTACTGCGAGACGTTCTACCGGCTCGAACTCGCCAAGGCAGACCCGCGCTGGCGCCACCTCAAGGCGCTCACCGCGGTCCGCAAACCCGACCACAAGATCATCTGGGAACGCGGAACCGAGAACGTGGAGCTCTACGATCTGGTTAACGACCCGGCGGAACGCTCGCCCTACGGGTTCTTCGGCCAGGCCCCGCGAAGGGGTTCGGATGAGTCTTGACGCATCCTCGTGGACCGACGCCGAGGGCGTGCCGGTGGTACGGCTGCTGCGCTGGCGCGGGGAGTGGTCCGCGGAAGACCCGGATGCCAACTTCCGTGCCGAGGTCGCCGACTACACCCGGCTCGAACCGCTGACCACGGTGAGCACCCTGGCGAGCAGGCTGGAGATCCCGGTCGGCGCGCTGGTGCGCTACGTGCTGGCGAGATGGGCCACCGGCGGCAGCGCGGGGCTACTGGAACTGGGGCCCACAATGGTGCGCAGGATGTGGGAGCCGGTACGCACCGCCGAGGAGGCCGACTCCGACGAACATCGGCTCGCCGCCTACCATCAGCTGCGGCAGATGCTCTCCTGGCTCAAGGTTCCCTTGGACGATCCAACGGTCTACCCGGTGGCCGGTGAGTGAGGCGGGCGGGCTCCCACCCGCGGCGAGGGTGGCCGGCGGAGCGTCAGGGGCACGCTGTTGCGCCATTCACCTGCACCCCGCGGCTGCAGCTCTACGGGTTCGCTCGACGGTCGTAGACTGGCCCCGGACACGATCATCCTCGCCCTCGACGATCAGCGTCGGCTGCCCACCGCGCTGCGCGCGGAACTCGGGCGGCACGTACCCGACTAACGTGCGGCGGGCACGCTGCCTGCGGTGGACGACGCAGGCTGGGTGGCCGGCGAGCGGTGCGGAATGGTCGACGGCCCGCGCCCGCAGGTGGCCCGGACCTGGTTGGGCCTAATGGTCGCTGACCGCAGGCGCCCCCCGAGCCGGTTCAGTCGCTGCTGGAGGGTGGTCCGGCAACGCCGCCGGCTGCCGGTGGCGGTCGTCGAGCAGGTGCGCGCCCCGCGTCGTAGCAGCCTGTCGAGAGCAGCGCAACCATGACGATCAGGACTCAAGCCACTGAACTGGCCGCTCGGCTGCCGGCCGGCCCGACTGTGCGCGAGCGTGAGCCGGTGGCGGGCGGGCGGGTCACCCGCGACGACGTGGCGCGGTTGGCGGGCACCTCGACGGCAGTGGTCAGCTACGTGGTCAACGGTGGCCCGCGACCGGTCGCGGGCGCCACGAGGGCCAGAGTGCTAGCTGCGATTGAGCAACTGGGGTACCGGCCCAACGCCCTGGCCCGAGGGCTGAGCATGCGCGGGGTAATGCTGCTGGGGCTGGTGGTGCCCGACGCAGCCAACCCGTTCTTCGCACGGTTAGTCCACGCGGTCGAGCGGGCAGCGGCCCGCCGGGGACACCTGTTGCTGGTAGGCAACACGGCGTTTTCCCCTAGCGCGGAAGAGCACTACCTTGACGCATTCTCACGGCTCTCCCCCGCCGCGCTCATCGTAGTCAACTCCGCGGATACCCCCGGGATCCGACACGTCCTGTCGATGCTGGACTGCCGAGTGGTGCTGCTCCACAAGCGAGTCATCGGCTTCCACGGGCCGCTGGTCATCGGCGACGACTACCGAGGGGGCTGGCTGGCCGCCGAGCACCTGGTCGGCCATGGCCGTAAGAGGCCGCTGTGTCTGAGCGGTCCGGACCGGGAGTCCCCGGTGGCCGACCGCGAGCGGGGGTTCTCCGCCGCGCTGCGGGCTGCGGGCGCCCCCGTCACCTCGGTGCTGCGCAGCGGCTTCCTCCGTGCCGAGGCCATGCGCGCTACGCTGGCGGCCATAGCGGGCAGCTACCAGCCGGACGCGATCTTCGCTACCACCGAGGAGCATGCGCACGGGGTGCTCGCTGCGGCGCGGGCTGCGGGGGTGCGGGTGCCCGACGACCTGGCCGTGCTGGCCATGGACGGGCTACCGGAAGGTGAGTTCGCCGCGCCGCCGTTGTCGACCGTGGCGGTAGACATCGCGGGCTTCGCCGATATGGCGGTAAACGAGGCCCTGAACCCCGGACCGGGCGACACCCGGGTAACCGTCTTCGGCGTGCGGCTGGTTCCGCGTCTCAGCTGCGGGTGCGCCCCGGCGCCCGCTCGGACCAGTACGTCCACTACGGACGTCTGATCCGGGCTCACCCACATGAACCCGTCCCCGATGTTGAGGAGCAGACATTTGCCGACCCCCCATAACCGGGACCGGTCGGCGCTACGGATCCTGCTGACGAGCATGATCGGCAGCGCCATCGAATGGTACGACTTCTACCTGTACTCCACCGCGTCGGCGCTGGTACTGGGGCCGCTGTTCTTCCCTAAGAGCTCGCCTCAGGCCCAGATCCTGGCTGTGTTCGCGACCTACGCAGCCGGCTTTCTGGCCCGGCCAATCGGTGGCCTGCTTGCCGGACACCTCGGCGACCGGGTCGGGCGCAAGTCGATCCTGGTGCTGACTCTCGGCGTGATGGGGATGGCCACGTTTCTCGTCGGCCTGCTGCCTACCAGCAACCAGGTCGGGGTGCTGGCCCCCGCGCTGCTGATCGTGCTGCGCGTGTTGCAGGGGATCGGCATCGGCGGCGAGTGGGGCGGCGGGGTGCTGCTGGCGGTGGAGAACGCCCCACCGGGCCGGGGCGGATGGTACAGCAGCTGGCCGCTGCTGGGGTTCCCGGTCGGCCTCGCGTTGAGCACCCTCACCTGGACGGCGCTGGCCCAGCTGCCCAGGCAGGAGCTACTGTCCTGGGGCTGGCGTCTCCCGTTCCTGGCCTCTGTGGTGCTGGTGGGCATCGGACTGTACGTGCGACTGGGCATCGCCGAGACCCCTGAGTTCAGCCAGGCCAGGGCCGCGGGCGAGGTGGTGCGGCTACCGGTGGCACAGGTCCTGCGCGAGCAGCCGCGCCACGTGCTGTGCGGGCTACTGGCGGCGCTCGGAGTGGGCAGCACGGTCTCGCTCTACAGCGTCTTCCTGCTGTCCACCGTGGCCACAGGAGGTGGTCGCCACGATGTCGCGCTGACTGCACTGGTCATCAGCGCCGCGTTGCAGTGTCTCTCGATACCGCTGTTCGCCACACTGTCGGATCGGATCGGGCGCAAACCATTGATGGTGTTCGGTTACGCGGTCGCCGCAGCGACCACCGTCCCGGCGCTGCTGTGGTTCGACAGTGGAAACCTACTCGCGGTGAGCGCAATCTACGTCATGGCCATATCGATCGGGCACGGCGGCTGCTATGGTAATCTCGCGGCATTCCTCTCCGAGCTGTTCCCGCCTACCCGGCGATTCTCCGCGCTTGCGGTGACGTACCAAGTTGGTGTCACCGTCGCCAGCTTCCTCCCGTTGGCCGCCACAGCGATTGCCTCCGGCACGCGCATGACCGTCGATGTCGCACTGCTGTTCTGCGGTGTCGCCACCGTCGCCGCGATCGCGACTTCCCTGGCACCCCAACCTTTCATGCCATCCACCACCACCCCCGTAGGCGATCATGTAGCTACCGTGAGCTAATCACACTCGTCGCTCCCCTTTGCTGATCTGAGAGAGGACATCCACATGGCGACCCTACCCGACCTCGGTGATGCCGACGCCCTGCGGGACTGGCACACCTCCTTCCGTGCGATCCGCGAACACCAACGGATGTACTGGGATGACGCCGTCGGCGCGTGGCTGGTAACTCGGCACGCCGACGTCGAGATGGGCCTGTACGACCACCGGCTGTCCTCACAGGGCCCGACGTCATTCATGGCCCAACTGTCCGCCGAAGACCTGGCGAAATTCGCCGACCTGCAACGATTCTACGAAAGCTGGATGGTCTTCTCCAACGAGCCTTACCACACCGTTGTGCGCGGGTCGGTGCAACGCGTGCTGACCCCGAGAGCGGTGCAGAAACGCCAAGAGGCGGTCCGCGCCGCGGCGCGGTCACTGTTGGACCGGGCCAGAGCGGAGGTCGTCGACGTCAACAGCGACTTCGCCAGACCGCTGGCCACGGCGGTGATCTCGGAGGTGCTCGGTGTTCCAGAGCAGGAGTGGGACAACTGCTCCCGCTGGTCGCACCACATCATCGACTTCATCAGTGCGCCGCAGCCGGATGCGTCGCGGGCCATGGCTGCGGCGGAGTCCTACGACCAGATGTGCGACTATGTCTACCACCTGGTGGAGGAACATCGCCGCACCGGCCGCGACGACTCGCCGATGCTGGCCGTGGCCGACGTCGGCGCGCACGCGGTGGTGGGCACGTTCGCGCAGTTCATGACCGGCGGCTGCGACCCGATCTCGGCCGCGATCGCCAACGCGGTGGCCACGTTGCTCGCCCACCCCGACCAGATGCAGAGACTGGAGCGCGACCGCTCACTGATCCCGACCGCGATAGAGGAGTTCATCCGTTACGAGTCCCCATTCACCCTCGTGCCCAGAGTGGTGACCGAGCCGATGACCGTGGCCGGGCAGCACCTCCACGAAGGCTCTCGGGTACTGTTCATGCTGCTGGCCGCCAATCGCGACCCTGGTGTGTTTGAACGTCCGGACGAGGTGGACGTCGGCCGTTCACCCAATCCGCACCTGGGCTTCGGCAAAGGCAGCCATTACTGCATCGGCGCGGGCTTGGCCCGGCTGGAGATGACCGAGTCGATCGAGGCGATCAT
Coding sequences within:
- a CDS encoding sulfatase encodes the protein MSQKSTSRKNVLLISLDTLRADVAYSGIFPTLRGLSESSVMFSQAISSSPLTPVSHATVLSGRQPPVHGVRHLFQESMNSEVTTLAEVLREQGYATGAVVASPGMNAWYGLGRGFDHYDDWVPPLADGGDALRVVDVELRGTAMKRAPMVTERALRWFERQGPRPVLLFAHYFDSHWPYEPPEDVGIPVRNPYEGEVAYMDRSVGHLLDGLVERGLVLEDTAVVLFSDHGEDLGGWYPDDHAGELGHPEERGHGTLLFDVTQRVPLIVRASWAGSPGTVVDSQVRLADVMSTILELVDVPAPETDGVSLVPMMKSGTTAEDLPAYCETFYRLELAKADPRWRHLKALTAVRKPDHKIIWERGTENVELYDLVNDPAERSPYGFFGQAPRRGSDES
- a CDS encoding DUF6027 family protein translates to MSLDASSWTDAEGVPVVRLLRWRGEWSAEDPDANFRAEVADYTRLEPLTTVSTLASRLEIPVGALVRYVLARWATGGSAGLLELGPTMVRRMWEPVRTAEEADSDEHRLAAYHQLRQMLSWLKVPLDDPTVYPVAGE
- a CDS encoding cytochrome P450 — translated: MATLPDLGDADALRDWHTSFRAIREHQRMYWDDAVGAWLVTRHADVEMGLYDHRLSSQGPTSFMAQLSAEDLAKFADLQRFYESWMVFSNEPYHTVVRGSVQRVLTPRAVQKRQEAVRAAARSLLDRARAEVVDVNSDFARPLATAVISEVLGVPEQEWDNCSRWSHHIIDFISAPQPDASRAMAAAESYDQMCDYVYHLVEEHRRTGRDDSPMLAVADVGAHAVVGTFAQFMTGGCDPISAAIANAVATLLAHPDQMQRLERDRSLIPTAIEEFIRYESPFTLVPRVVTEPMTVAGQHLHEGSRVLFMLLAANRDPGVFERPDEVDVGRSPNPHLGFGKGSHYCIGAGLARLEMTESIEAIIDMAPNLELAGQVEWSSSLGLRSAVKLPVSVSR
- a CDS encoding IS701 family transposase, with translation MTIPVSLAVLLEGFRPCFTAPSFRTFRALVVGMLATGGRRTVCGMLVGAGLSTLWPHDRAHRFFARAVWSPEKVGLALARLVVDRLVPAGPLHVVVDDTLFHRAGKKVWAVGWFHDGSAKGPDQVGFGNNWVIVGLVVPAPLLGRPVCLPVLARLVRKDTVSASRLWLAARAVEQLAGAFPARRVHVVADAAYAGDELRGLPASVTWTTRLRRDAALFAPAPPRTGRRGRPRLKGDRLPSLAQLAAAATFRPTAVTRYGRAGTVHTAVIRCLWYGVFGPRPVTVVLVRDTDRPGTYDLALVTTDTLTRPAELVARYAARWSIEVAIADAKQIFGVGQARNRLTAAVERTVPFGLTCQTLAFAWYLTTGHHHGDAADHRARTPWYTTKTRPCTADLAVKLRRVLITTQYQPTRPANPTDAEIHTLRLAWATTDSALAA
- a CDS encoding LacI family DNA-binding transcriptional regulator, producing the protein MTIRTQATELAARLPAGPTVREREPVAGGRVTRDDVARLAGTSTAVVSYVVNGGPRPVAGATRARVLAAIEQLGYRPNALARGLSMRGVMLLGLVVPDAANPFFARLVHAVERAAARRGHLLLVGNTAFSPSAEEHYLDAFSRLSPAALIVVNSADTPGIRHVLSMLDCRVVLLHKRVIGFHGPLVIGDDYRGGWLAAEHLVGHGRKRPLCLSGPDRESPVADRERGFSAALRAAGAPVTSVLRSGFLRAEAMRATLAAIAGSYQPDAIFATTEEHAHGVLAAARAAGVRVPDDLAVLAMDGLPEGEFAAPPLSTVAVDIAGFADMAVNEALNPGPGDTRVTVFGVRLVPRLSCGCAPAPARTSTSTTDV
- a CDS encoding MFS transporter; this encodes MPTPHNRDRSALRILLTSMIGSAIEWYDFYLYSTASALVLGPLFFPKSSPQAQILAVFATYAAGFLARPIGGLLAGHLGDRVGRKSILVLTLGVMGMATFLVGLLPTSNQVGVLAPALLIVLRVLQGIGIGGEWGGGVLLAVENAPPGRGGWYSSWPLLGFPVGLALSTLTWTALAQLPRQELLSWGWRLPFLASVVLVGIGLYVRLGIAETPEFSQARAAGEVVRLPVAQVLREQPRHVLCGLLAALGVGSTVSLYSVFLLSTVATGGGRHDVALTALVISAALQCLSIPLFATLSDRIGRKPLMVFGYAVAAATTVPALLWFDSGNLLAVSAIYVMAISIGHGGCYGNLAAFLSELFPPTRRFSALAVTYQVGVTVASFLPLAATAIASGTRMTVDVALLFCGVATVAAIATSLAPQPFMPSTTTPVGDHVATVS